The sequence ATTTGACTCCGGCTCTTTTTTCTTGGAACTATACAACAACCAACGTTTCTTTGCTGCCGGCATTGCTGACGACCTTTATGGTTGTTGGATTAACCTTGCTGATAGCTACCCCGCTTGGAGTATTTACGGGTTTTTATTTGGTCGAGTACGCTAAAAAGAACAATAAAGCAGTCGGGCTGATTCGGATTGCAACAGATACATTAGCGGCTATTCCATCTATTGTTTACGGATTGTTTGGAATGCTCTTTTTTGTCACATTTTTGAATTTTCAATATTCGCTTTTAGCCGGTGTCTTAACGGCGGTCATGATGGTCTTGCCGCTGATTATTCGCTCAACTGAAGAAGCTTTGCTCGCTGTTAACGATTCATTAAGACAAGCGAGTTTTGGTTTAGGGGCGGGAAAATTAAGAACTATTTTTAGAGTCGTATTGCCAGTTGCAATGCCGGGGATTTTATCAGGCATCATTTTAGCCAGTGGGCGAGTAGTCGGGGAAACGGCGGCTTTGATGTACACTATGGGAACTTCAACCAATTTACCGGATGGCTTGTTTGCTTCCGGAAGAACGTTGGCTCTTCATATGTATGTGTTGTCTAGCGAAGGACAGCATGTCAATGAATCTTACGCTACTGGGGTCGTGCTGCTGGTAGTTGTTCTGATTATTAACGGACTGTCAACGTACCTTAGCAATTTGCTGACAAAGGAGAAAAAATAATGGATAAATTGATGATAAAAAACATGGACCTCTTTTATGGCGATTTTCAAGCTCTCCATAATATCGATTTAACGATTGCAAAAAACGAGATCACAGCTTTTATAGGCCCTTCAGGATGTGGGAAATCCACCTTGATCAAAAGTCTAAATCGGATGAACGATTTAATTGAAGGCTGTACGATCACGGGTGAAATAAAAATGGATGGTCAAGACATTTATGCCAAAGAGACGGATCCTAATTTGCTGCGCAAACGAGTGGGGATGGTCTTTCAGCAACCCAATCCTTTTCCGATGAGCATTTACGATAATGTCGCTTATGGGCCAAGAACCCATGGCATCAAAAATAAACAAACGTTAGATGCATTAGTTGAAAAGAGTTTGCGGGAAGCGGCTATCTGGGATGAAGTAAAAAATGATTTGAAAAAAAGCGCGTTATCTTTATCTGGCGGACAACAGCAACGAATCTGTATTGCTCGTGCATTAGCGGTTGAACCAGAAGTTTTGCTGATGGATGAACCGACGAGTGCATTGGATCCGATTTCCACAGCAAAAATTGAAGAACTGGTAACTGTGCTGAAAAAAGATTATACTCTTGTTATGGTAACGCACAATATGCAACAAGCTTCACGAATATCAGACAAAACAGCTTTCTTTTTAAATGGACGGATTGTTGAAATGGGTGAGACAAGAAAAATCTTTACTCAGCCAATACAAAAAGAAACAGAAGATTATATTTCAGGACGTTTTGGGTAAGAATCATTTTATTTTTAGTAAAGAGGAGTTGATAATATGAGACAATTATTTGAAGAAGAATTAACTAAACTGCATCTTCATTTTTCGGAAATGGGGATGATGGTCAATGAAGCGATTTACAAATCCGTTAAAGCCTTTATCAACCATGACAAAGAATTGGCACAGGAAGTTATCGATCAGGATCATCATATTAATGAACTCGAGTTATCCTTAGAGAAGAAATGTTTTGAATTGATTGCTTTACAACAACCCGTGACCAGCGATTTGCGTAGAATTGTAACTGTCATGAAAGCTTGCGCTGATTTAGAACGAATGGGAGACCATGCTGTTAGTATTGCTAAATCGACTATTCGTGTCAAAGGAACGAAACGCGTCCTTCAAATCGAAGCAGAAATCGGCGAACTTTCTGGTAAGGTAAAAGAGATGGTGAGAACCGTATTAGAAGCCTATCTTAAACAAGATGTAGAGGAAGCACGGAAAATTGCAGCTAGTGATACAGCTGTCGATGCGCTGGCCGAAGTAATTCACCAACAATGTATTGAAGAAATGAAAGCCGACCCGGAATTAGTTCTAGGCGGTACAGATTATCTTTTAGTTTCGGGATATTTAGAGCGAATCGGCGATTATGTGACCAATATTTGCGAATGGATCGTTTATCTTGAAACTGGAACCATTACAGAATTGAATCCGCACCATAGTATTTAATTATCTTTGACTAGCTGGTTTGCTGCAACAAACCAGCTAGTCTTTTTTTCTGTACAAAAGATGAGAAAGAGCAATGAAAAATAAGGGGACTCTCATTTTTATGAAAATTAATTCTGATACCCAATCGAGCGAAAAAAACGATTATTTGCCTAGAGAAATGCAATGATTTCAATCTTTTTCTTTGCTCTTTGAAGACAAAAACGATAAGATAAAACAAAAAAGTAATGTTCATTTACATAAAATTTACAATTACACTGATGAACCTTTACAATAGTAAGTTATGATAAGGCAGTATGCGATTTGTGTAAACACTTAGGAGGTAAACAATGAAACTAAAAAGTTTTTATACTATGGTAGTTTTGACTTTGGGCGTCGTTTTAACGGCTTGTGGGCCGGTTGTAGGAGAAGAATCCATTACAGCTGTAGGATCATCAGCATTGCAGCCGCTTGTTGAAGCTGCTGGGGAACAATATGGTGCTGAAAATTTAGGGAAGTTTATTAATGTACAAGGCGGCGGTAGCGGAACGGGTTTAGGTCAAATTGCTGCTGATGCTGTAGAAATTGGCAATTCAGATATTTTTGCAGAAGAAAAAGAAGGTATAGATGCTTCTAAATTAGTGGACCATCGAGTAGCGGTCGTTGGAATCGCGCCTATTGTCACTCCAGGTGTTGGAGTAACCGATATTCAATTAGAAGATTTAGAAAAAATATTTACTGGTGAAATCACGAATTGGAAAGAATTAGGTGGAAAAGACTTGCCGATCACGGTATTAAACCGTTCTTCTGGGAGCGGAACACGGACAACTTTTGACCGATGGGTATTATCGGAAGGCAAAAAAAGTATGATTACACAAGAACAAGAATCAAGCGGAACGGTGCGCCAAATTGTAGCCAGTACACCGGGGACTATCAGTTATGTAGCTTTTTCTTACATTGACGATTCAGTTGAATCACTGTCTATTAATGGGATTGAACCGACTGACGAAAATGTTAAAACAAACGACTGGATTATTTGGTCTTATGAACACATGTATACAAACGGTGAGCCAACAGGTTTAACAAAAGACTTTCTAGAGTATATATTATCAGATGATATTCAAGGAACTTTAATTGAAGCGCTTGGCTATA is a genomic window of Carnobacterium sp. CP1 containing:
- the pstA gene encoding phosphate ABC transporter permease PstA, with protein sequence MSSKLIRTFIYLAAFITFGSLFFIIGFILYNGLPHLTPALFSWNYTTTNVSLLPALLTTFMVVGLTLLIATPLGVFTGFYLVEYAKKNNKAVGLIRIATDTLAAIPSIVYGLFGMLFFVTFLNFQYSLLAGVLTAVMMVLPLIIRSTEEALLAVNDSLRQASFGLGAGKLRTIFRVVLPVAMPGILSGIILASGRVVGETAALMYTMGTSTNLPDGLFASGRTLALHMYVLSSEGQHVNESYATGVVLLVVVLIINGLSTYLSNLLTKEKK
- the pstB gene encoding phosphate ABC transporter ATP-binding protein PstB, which produces MDKLMIKNMDLFYGDFQALHNIDLTIAKNEITAFIGPSGCGKSTLIKSLNRMNDLIEGCTITGEIKMDGQDIYAKETDPNLLRKRVGMVFQQPNPFPMSIYDNVAYGPRTHGIKNKQTLDALVEKSLREAAIWDEVKNDLKKSALSLSGGQQQRICIARALAVEPEVLLMDEPTSALDPISTAKIEELVTVLKKDYTLVMVTHNMQQASRISDKTAFFLNGRIVEMGETRKIFTQPIQKETEDYISGRFG
- the phoU gene encoding phosphate signaling complex protein PhoU; translation: MRQLFEEELTKLHLHFSEMGMMVNEAIYKSVKAFINHDKELAQEVIDQDHHINELELSLEKKCFELIALQQPVTSDLRRIVTVMKACADLERMGDHAVSIAKSTIRVKGTKRVLQIEAEIGELSGKVKEMVRTVLEAYLKQDVEEARKIAASDTAVDALAEVIHQQCIEEMKADPELVLGGTDYLLVSGYLERIGDYVTNICEWIVYLETGTITELNPHHSI
- a CDS encoding phosphate ABC transporter substrate-binding protein PstS family protein; translation: MKLKSFYTMVVLTLGVVLTACGPVVGEESITAVGSSALQPLVEAAGEQYGAENLGKFINVQGGGSGTGLGQIAADAVEIGNSDIFAEEKEGIDASKLVDHRVAVVGIAPIVTPGVGVTDIQLEDLEKIFTGEITNWKELGGKDLPITVLNRSSGSGTRTTFDRWVLSEGKKSMITQEQESSGTVRQIVASTPGTISYVAFSYIDDSVESLSINGIEPTDENVKTNDWIIWSYEHMYTNGEPTGLTKDFLEYILSDDIQGTLIEALGYIPTNTMQVERDAAGNTTDVAQPE